A stretch of the Bacillus sp. FJAT-18017 genome encodes the following:
- a CDS encoding nucleotidyltransferase-like protein yields the protein MEDILRPVYQERASQANTLGILVVEKNQRFSPATDFFDAILLVITSQSEEPIMIKHYSYHDKKAALHIVTEARLREWMLLGTNRKIFEWLYAAKVVFDRNDFVANLLTEFRDFPFYGRKLKMGIEFAKLIRRYLDGKAFFDNGQYLDAYNHVVHSLHHLARLAVIENGFHPELTLWNQVKQIDPELFKLYEELITSEESIDKRLELLFLASEFLIHSRTRGAVEHLLNVLNKKETWSIGEAMSNEELSHYSVDLSVLLEYLVEKQIIRSIEVETKGQGLYHRYYQV from the coding sequence ATGGAAGATATATTACGCCCCGTGTATCAGGAGAGGGCAAGCCAAGCTAATACATTGGGAATTCTAGTGGTAGAGAAAAATCAAAGGTTCAGTCCTGCAACTGATTTTTTTGATGCGATTCTCCTCGTGATTACAAGTCAATCTGAAGAACCAATTATGATAAAGCATTATTCGTACCATGATAAGAAAGCTGCTCTTCATATAGTAACCGAAGCGAGGTTGAGAGAATGGATGCTGTTGGGGACAAATAGAAAGATATTCGAATGGCTTTATGCTGCCAAGGTTGTTTTTGACCGTAACGACTTCGTTGCTAACCTTTTAACCGAATTCAGGGATTTTCCTTTCTATGGACGGAAGCTGAAAATGGGGATTGAATTCGCAAAATTAATTCGCCGATATTTAGACGGCAAGGCCTTCTTTGATAACGGCCAATACCTCGATGCGTATAATCATGTTGTTCACTCCCTGCACCACCTTGCCAGGCTGGCCGTCATTGAAAATGGATTCCATCCAGAATTAACCCTCTGGAATCAAGTGAAGCAAATCGATCCTGAGCTTTTTAAACTTTATGAAGAGCTTATAACAAGTGAGGAATCCATTGATAAGCGGCTGGAGCTTCTTTTTCTTGCAAGTGAGTTTCTCATTCATTCCAGGACGAGGGGGGCGGTGGAACACTTGCTAAATGTATTAAATAAAAAGGAAACTTGGTCAATTGGTGAGGCGATGAGCAATGAAGAGTTAAGCCATTACTCAGTTGATTTAAGTGTTCTGCTTGAATACCTTGTTGAAAAACAAATTATCAGGTCAATTGAAGTTGAAACAAAAGGACAGGGATTGTATCATCGCTACTATCAAGTATGA
- a CDS encoding YgzB family protein gives MGKYSSKINKIRTFALSLIFIGFVVMYFGIFFRNHPLVMTIFMLLGFFCIIASTVVYFWIGMLSTKTVQVVCPNCGKHTKILGRVDMCMYCREPLTLDRDLEGKEFDESYNRKTRS, from the coding sequence ATGGGCAAGTATTCAAGTAAAATAAATAAAATCCGAACTTTTGCTCTTAGCCTGATTTTTATTGGCTTCGTTGTTATGTATTTCGGTATCTTCTTTCGAAACCATCCGTTGGTCATGACGATTTTCATGCTTCTTGGCTTCTTTTGTATCATTGCCAGCACAGTTGTTTATTTTTGGATTGGTATGCTTTCAACAAAAACTGTACAAGTTGTTTGCCCGAATTGCGGGAAGCACACAAAAATACTCGGCAGGGTTGACATGTGCATGTATTGCCGCGAGCCGCTAACTTTGGACCGGGATCTAGAAGGCAAGGAATTTGATGAGTCTTATAATAGGAAAACACGTTCTTGA
- the perR gene encoding peroxide-responsive transcriptional repressor PerR gives MAVPEQLKEALEMLKETGVRMTPQRHAILEFLINSMSHPTADDIYKALEGKFPNMSVATVYNNLRVFKDVGLVKELTYGDASARFDFRTTDHYHVICEKCNKIVDFHYPGLDEVEHLASHVTGFKVGHHRMEIYGDCPECSAKEAH, from the coding sequence ATGGCGGTGCCTGAACAGTTAAAGGAAGCGTTGGAAATGTTGAAGGAAACCGGTGTGAGAATGACTCCTCAACGTCATGCGATATTAGAATTCTTAATCAACTCCATGTCGCACCCTACTGCAGACGATATCTATAAAGCATTGGAAGGGAAATTCCCTAATATGAGTGTTGCCACAGTCTACAATAACCTTCGTGTCTTTAAGGATGTTGGACTTGTCAAGGAGCTCACTTATGGGGATGCCTCAGCCCGATTTGATTTTAGGACAACCGACCACTATCATGTAATTTGTGAAAAGTGCAATAAAATAGTTGATTTTCATTATCCTGGCCTTGATGAAGTGGAACATCTGGCTTCGCATGTGACAGGATTCAAGGTTGGACATCATCGGATGGAAATTTACGGAGATTGTCCTGAATGTTCCGCTAAGGAAGCTCATTAA
- a CDS encoding cob(I)yrinic acid a,c-diamide adenosyltransferase, with protein MKIYTKSGDKGTTSLIYGSRVNKNDARVEAYGTCDEANSAIGLALSYLKNEFFPGKETVDEVYHKIQTQLFHVGAELATPKGKEVKWKISVEDLNEMEKQIDEWDSTLPQLTTFILPGGHPAGAAFHVARTVVRRAERIAVSLGDSVNPLVLSYLNRLSDMLFVTARFVNHKLGAEEKNLHQE; from the coding sequence ATGAAAATTTATACAAAGTCCGGCGACAAGGGAACTACATCACTAATATACGGAAGCAGGGTTAATAAAAATGATGCGAGAGTTGAAGCGTATGGAACTTGTGACGAAGCAAACTCTGCAATTGGACTGGCACTTTCTTATCTAAAGAACGAGTTTTTTCCTGGTAAGGAAACTGTGGATGAAGTCTATCACAAAATCCAGACACAGCTTTTTCATGTTGGAGCAGAATTGGCAACGCCTAAAGGTAAAGAGGTGAAGTGGAAGATAAGCGTGGAGGATTTAAATGAAATGGAGAAGCAAATTGATGAATGGGATTCAACTTTGCCGCAGCTAACTACCTTTATCCTTCCGGGCGGGCATCCAGCGGGAGCAGCTTTCCATGTTGCCAGAACAGTGGTTAGACGCGCCGAACGAATAGCCGTATCCCTCGGTGACTCTGTAAATCCTCTAGTTCTTTCATATTTAAACAGACTTTCTGACATGCTATTTGTAACGGCTCGATTTGTAAATCACAAGCTGGGAGCGGAAGAGAAAAATCTTCATCAGGAATGA